The genomic stretch TTTCTATTGCTTTACTGCCTGCTTTCTAAATTTGTCATTAAAAGCTTACAATGCTAGTAAGGACCCTCTCAATCCTCTCTCAACTCCTTCTGTTATTCTGTATAGGATCTACCTCTTTCTTAGGCAGTTGGTAATGTTGCTAGCCATTAAATGAAGCCTGCCTAGAAGATATTCATTACTAGCCAGGAGTGCTGGATGCATATTTGACCTACCAGATCAGCTTGTACAAAATATTATTCATCTTCAGGTTATAATCATATTTGtggtatttaaaataaactagaaaaccagAGGAAAAACAGCATGCATGTTTCATTTTACATGCATTCAAATCTCTAACAGTCCATCTAATACCAAATaggagctaaaaataaaacagaatctgTCATAAACACTGAAGGACAACTAAAGACATACTTCCTCTTGActacaaatgttatttctagtttatttaatactctcagtatttaaaatactttattcatCTTTCCTAATCCTTACAATCTGTTTCTAGTTATAAATGGATTTCATGGTTGAAAATGATGTCTCAATGTAAAAATGCATCAACCCTGTTTGCCACTCCTGTCCAACAATCAGTTGTGTTTTTTCATTGTTtgaggtattttttgtttttaaccaaatTCATATACAAGTATTCCAATCTTccttttacttgttttattaCAATTTAACACACGGCATTTACTTATAATCAGAGTAATATTTAAAGGTGTAAAAGTAATATccaaacatttattataattttttcctcTGAAGTCTTGTGaactaattaaaatgaaagaaattctcTCTCAATTTTGAGTGAGATATGtctaaaacattttattgaagaaataatttataatttttaagtttctatatgaacaacctttaaaaattatgttttggaTAAATATTAAATGCCAAATTCATATGCAAGGCATAATGATATATAGGAAGCAAAGATAAATGTTAAGActtacacacaaaaataatatcacaacagaaataaatatgaaagagaaaaataaagacagtaaaaTAAATTTGAGTAGAATACCTAAAAACAGCATCccaattcaaatattttccttgtttGGAATCTGAATGCCGATCTAGATGTTTAATTGTTTCAGGATCTCGAATCAGGCGCTTAAATTTCTCAacttctttctgaaaataaaaaggaaataataatgggTTACTAATCACACTTACTTCAAGGAAAAATTGGATTTAAGTAATTTACTACCTTTCGTTCTGTAGCTCTATCATGTTCTAGTTGACGGCAGCAAATAAGCAGATCATTAAGTACTAGACTCATGGTTCACAATTTCAGAACACACATcactgtctgtaaaaaaaaaaatacatgtaggtatatatatgtatatatatgcatatatagagagaggtgtgaaaaaatgtatatataattattttatactgCAGTATTTATAGTTAGATTTAACTGTACAATTAGAGGCACATTCTGATCAAAGGCacaataatttttcttaacatttccgtatttaaaatgagattttcttcaaATCTATACAAGCAATGCTGTAACACAAAAATGTTTGCCTTGTTTGCAGTAGTAGCaggattaaaataaaagtataatttacactggacgcagtggctcacgcctgtaatcccagcactttgggaggccaaggtgggaggatcacaaggtcaggagttcgaccagcctggccaacatgttgaaaccccgtctctactaaaaatacaaaaattagccggcttggtggcgcgcgcctgtaatcccagctactcaggaggctgaggcaggagaatcgcttgaatccgggaggcagagctttcagtgagccatgatcgagccactgtactccagcctgggcaacagaggaaggcTCTGTCAGGGTGGGAGATGGGGGAAGTATATTACTCTGAGACCAAAGAAACATGACATTTAAATTGAGACATGAAAGATGAATAGAAAACAGCCAGGTAAATAAGGAAATGAGCACTCAAGGATTTAACACTGACAATGAACTATTTAAAAGcactcttggccaggcgtggtagtgcgcgcttatagtcccagctactcaggaggctgaggcagaagaatcgcttgaacccaggaggcggaggttgcagtgagcggagatcgcaccactgcactccagcctggtgacagagcaagactccgtctcaatgaaaaaaaaaaaaaagcactcttgCTTACATGGAGAGACGTGTCATTTTGCTGAGCCAAAGGCTTAAAACATGCTTTGGAACTGATAAGTAGGAAGTTATCAGAGCTAGCAAGCTTTGCCTACCACTTCCGTCTCAACTGGTATTAAGGTTCTTATGTAACACATAACAATAGGAGTAAAAtgacatttctgttttaaaaggaaatgaaggaaattctATGCTACGGTGGTATCCTTTGCAAATATCAAGGATCAACTATATTTTACTATGCCTTGATTCCACTGTAGTAGCTCTCTTCTTTTGGCGGCTTCTGATATAATCAAACTCTCTTTTGATGTCCTTCAAAAAAATGTAGTCAGAACAGCATTTCAACACGGACACGAAgatgggaaaaacagacactggggactgtttGAGGGACGGAAAGAGAGGGAGGTATGGCTTGAAGggctacctatcaggtactatgctcactacctgagtgacaggatcattcatacaCCAAGCCTcagcaacacacaatttacccatgtaacaaacccgcacatctACCCccagaacctaaagtaaaatagaaaagaaaaaaaaagaaacagcattcTGTTTTACTAGTTCTGATCTAAACCTTTATATAATACAAAGAAGTTTTTTTATTAAACTATGTCtgtaaacagagaaaaaatacatatatttatgtatattatacctACACATACCTATATCTCAAGATGTAAAAAGGTAGGGAAAGTCCTTCTCCTATCCATCCATCTAAATTCTACTTAATCTTTCAAGATCAAGTATGTTTCTCTGCCCCAATTCAATCTCACAGAATCTCAAAATTGGGAGGAACTAAGAGACCAGGTCCACTCTTCCTATAAAGGAAGGAATGTCTCCTACAAAATGAATGCCCTGTCTGAATATTCTCAGTAAGAGCTGACtaccagggccaggtgtggtggctcatgcctgtaatcccagcattctgggaggctgaggtgggcatttcatgaggtcaggagttcgagaccagccagcctggccaacatcgtgaaaccccgtctctactaaaaatacaaaaattaaccacgtgtggtagcacgtgcctgtaatcctagctactggggagactgaggcaggagactcacttgaacccaggaggcggaaaatgcagttagctgagatcacgcagttgcactccagcctgggtgacagagcgagactctgtctcaaaacaaaaaaaacaaaaagagctgaCTACTCATTTTATTAGTAGATGGCTCTGATTCTATTCTCCTTTTGTATTCACTGGTGGTTCTTCTgacctcccccatcccccaacactATTACAACCTCCGCTTTACTCTGCTATAGATTACAGATTGTTATTTGAGTCCTTTTCATTTGATTATATACTTCCTGTGGACAagtattatcatttttgtttttccattccttaTGGTTTTATCTAGGAATCTTCTTACTTCTTCAATCTCAGCTTAAAGTCTTCTTGAGTcaataaggaaaatgaaactggTAATCTAACCAATGAAAATACCTTAGCAATATCCAAAGAACCATAAGGGTTGGCACCTTTATTCCTAAATACACTAAAGATTTGACACTTCCCGGAAGAGGCAGCCCTaaacttgacttttttttccccatggtgTGACTTCTTTGAACTTGTTTTTCTTACCTTCAGTTTCTTAATGATtactttgaagaaaacaaaacagttcaGTATTATCTACATAAACAGAAGATGTTCATTCACTGATAGATGCAAACAATATTTACTACGTATAGCTAGACAAATAATGAACTAAACAGATACAAATCCTACTCTCATGGAGTCATATCTGGGCAGCAGGGtgacaataaacaagtaaattgaTAAACCAATGCATAATTCCAAATTGTGATGTATGCCTctgaggaaacaaaaatatagtaATAGAAAATAACTGTAAAGAGAATCATTTTAGATAAACTGTCAGGGAACATATCTCAGAGGAGTTTATAATAAAGCCAAGATCTGAACTAACTGGTGCCAATCAAAAAAAGGGCTAGAGGACCAACACTTCAGAGGAGACTAGCATAGCCAAAGAGTTCTACAATGTTAAAGAACACAGTATGCTGGCGGAACTGAAAGAAGGCAGAGAACTATTAGGTAGTCAACTAGAATATGAGTGTCACCATATAAAGATGAACTTCATTTATACATTAATCCAGAATATCTAGGTTCCACTCAAGGTTCAAATGAAAAGATAAAGAGCCTCTGAATTGATGAATTCAATGTTCGTTTTTAGATCTCAACCAAGTTGACCCCTTTGCAGAACTTGACAATGACGCTTATATCCCATCTTCTTAGAAATAACTCTGCCCTTGGCATGCCATTCTTTTCTAGTGCTAAGGAGTGTGGCCTCTGTAGTCAGATTGTAttagttcaaatcctggttcagCCACTTACAAACTGTATAATCTAGAGCAAGTTCACTAATCTCTTCAAACCTCAGTTTCTCaatgataaaaggaaaaatactaatACCTACCTCTATGAGTTCCTATAAGGACCCATATACATGCTTACAGTGCCTGAAACACAGCAAATGTTAGCAATGATCATATTCCCTTCCGTTATAACTGTTTGGAAAGTCTCCTGATAGCTCTTCTTCCGCTCATACCTCAAAGAACAGCTTTGTTTTCTTGGTCTCATCCATTCCTATGACTTCAGCAGCTGAAAACCCACAAAATGTATTTCATTCAATGCCAAACCTCACTCTGGAGCTTCAGGGTCCTTCTACACTTTCTGCCTTTACACGCATTTTTCCTTCCATCTGGAAGGCTTCTACCATCTGCCAAGGTAACACTGCGAGGTCTCACCACAAACTGAATTGACAGTCTCAGGCTGAGTTTGCAGAGAACCAAAGTCACTCCTCTACCATCAGAGTACTCCCCTATCACATACATTATCATCCACTGTAGTTGTCTTATCTGTACCTGGTAAAAACAGCAGCTAACGCTCACGAGTGCTCACCACAGGTCAAGATTATCTCACTTATCTTCACAAGACAGTAGAGAGGCCACACGAGTGACAGAATTCCAATTCCAGCCGTATGATTCCCGAGCCCAAGCTCTTAACCGCGAGGCTGAAGTTGAAATATCAATAAGTGCTCGCTGACTAAAAGTACTAAATAcgagagagagaacagaagatGACTAGTCAAGTCGCGTAGTTAAATCTGAACCCTAAGGTGACATGAAAAGAGGATGCGCAGGAGGCAGGGTTCATTCAATTCAGGGCGTTTAAAAGGAGGAGGTTATTGGCCAAGTTCGCTAAGAACCCCGAGAGAGGCCAGGAAAGATGGAGTGAGGAGAGGAGTCAAGGGCCGCTCTGGAGGGGTGCATGAGATTGGCGGTCTGGGGAGAGGACAGACTGGGTCGTATACGACTGAATTTTCCAGCGCAGAAGCCACTGCGTTGCCTCCGCGCCCCTACCGCTGCACTCGGAAGGTCAAAGTAGTATCAACCGCGGCGGTGGCTGCAGCGAAGATCCCTGCTCCTCTCGCCTCCTCCCGCGGCCACGGCTTCTTTTCTCCGTTAGCCACGCAGGTACCTACTCCCGCTTCCGGTTCAAACCCTGCGTGACTGCCCAGCGCCCACTTCTGGAGGAAGAAGCAAGGCCGAGCGGCGGCAGAGCCCGGTGTGCCCATGCGCACCCAGTATCACGCGGTCTCCGCGTTCAAAACACTCCCCCAAAACATTCGGCCTGTCGGAGCAAACGCGCCTGCGCCATGTCCACCAATGGCCAGCGACCTAGCGTTTGCGGCTCGCCCTTCGGCTCGGGCCCCGGGGCTCTCACCCACCCTCCTCGCCCTCGTCGTCCTCCCCGCCCTCCTCATCCCCGCCCCTCCAAGTCTGAGGACGGAAGTGACGACAGTTCCAAAGGCGAACGGAGGCGGGTTTCATTTCGGCGCCTTTCTTTCTCTGGCAGAAGTGATTGGCTGGCGTGAAGCGAAAGAGGCGGGACAAATTGCCGCGAGTTCAGTGCCGCCACTGGAACCGGGAGATGCGGCGCAGGAGCTGTCGCTGTGTTTGTTTTAACCTGAGTCTTGTTCCTTATTGTGGTTCCTGCTGCGGTTTTGATCATGTTGTTACCCTCGGACGTAGCCCGGCTTGTATTGGGTAAGCGCGGACGCGGGAAGGAGGGTTACTGGACCCGGCTATGCCGGACAGAAGGACCTTTGGGGCCAAAGGTTTTCCCTGGGTAGGGAAGCTTTGGGGTTTTGCCTGCCAGCTTACGAGTTGAGACTGGCGGTGATTCTTCGTCATTTGGAGGTTCTGGGCAGTTTAAGCCTCTTTGTACGTAGATGCTCCTCTCTTCAGAGGCTGCGTGGCGAGGGGAAGGACGAGGGGAAGCTCGGGGTGGAACACCTGGGGCGGATTCGGAGGGAAAGTCAGGCCTCCGCACTTAATTAGGACCGCTGAAAGAGCATTTGTCTGCATGACGGACGGATTGCGTGTGCTTTAACCTTGGGCGCACTTTCCTTGGTTCAGTGCTGGGACCAAAATAGGGCAAATAAGGACTTCCCCGGCCCCCCATCTTTGTAGGGAGGCCTTCCTGGCGCCCTTCTAATAACCCGCCCTTATAACTACGAATTTGGGAGTAGGGGTGATCTTCCTTCTCCATCCTCCACGCAATACGTCGTCCAGTGTAGAGGTGTGAAATGCCAGTTGCGTATTTTAAAACAGCAATTCCTATTCCTTTGATCAGCAAAAAATTTCAGAGGGTTAATTGCCTTAAATTAGTTGAACGTTGTCTAGCCCTAGTTTTACCTTCATTTGAGGAGGGGATGGTTTGTGGGTCACTTGTCTGTCAGGGTGTATTGTCTGTGTGAGAGacgggttttgttgttgtttgtcccctgaaagaataaagaagattGTACTACAGGAGACGAGAGCCACGTAAAGCTCAGAACCCGAGCCAGTGATTTACAGACGTCGTATGCGACGTCCCTAAAAGTAAATGGCAAGCATCTGTGATGAAACCTCCCATAGTATTCACAGCCATTACTACCATTATTTTATTGTTCGGAAAACCCATTTGTCTTGTGCCTCTTTTAATGACCAGCGCTGTCCACAAAAATGTTATTTGCGCAGGGCTCTTGATAAGCACATTTTGCAGGAAACGTTAAACGGAAATGGTTCCACCATCCATTTTTGAAGAAACTTAATGACAAGTTTAATGTTTTGTTAATGTCTGATTAATCTTTCGCTTAAGAATTCTGAGTTTTGGCAGTTTGGTAATCTAGTTGAGTTTTGGTAACTATAGTCTTAAACatggtttctcagcctcagtactgttaacattttgggcCTCATAATTCTTTATTGTGGGAAGCTATCCTGTGctcattgtaggatgtttagcagcattcctggcttCTATTCACTAGATTACTGTAGGACACCCGTTCCCCACCCTACCCTTACCCAGTTGTGATcagggaaaatgtctctagataTTGCTAGTATGTCCCCTGGAGGGCGAAATCACCTCTAGTTAAGAAAGTCCTAAGAAAGCAGTATCATTTTCTAATTGAAATAATTCACATCAATTTGTGAGTATTCTTTCTCCACAAACCAGCTATTCTGCTGACTTCCTGCTTTTCATTTAATGGACAAAAAACGCCAGCCatggttttcttttcctaaaaatCTTTGTCATTCACATTCCATTTTCACTGCCACCAATCCCACAATGTGCCTGCCATTACTTCTCTTTTGGacttctgtcatggcttcccaGACAGTTGTCCTTGCAATTGATTTTATTTACTGTTGTTACAAATCTCCCTGAAGCGTTCACACTATACCTTTTATTCTGAAAGTTGAGATAATTCTGTTCTTACTAAAAATTTCAAATGGGCAGGAGTATACAATACAAAAAAGCCTCCCCATGCCTAATGCTCTTACTTCTGTCGTTTATCATTTTACAACTTAAATAGATATATATCGTGTATATCTTTCTCATAGCAGGTTTATTATTTACTCATGATTCTTCTCCTATCAGTACCCCCTCCCCATCTTCAGCTCCTCTTGTTATTGGCCCCTTCATAATGTTTTTTTTCTAGCAAATCTTTAGGTGCCTAATATGTTCCAAACACTATGCCAGTTGCTGAACATAGAGAAGTAAGTTTTCTCCCCTTAGTGTTCAGATAATTAGGTTTTTTTTactcttaaacacacacacacaaaaacactttTCTGGACCCCACTAGACATTAGACACCCATTAAACAGAACATGCTGCCTTATGTTCTGTGTCACCCTTTCACAAGTCAAATTTATTCAAAGAACAATGAATTCCACTTAGTTGCTGTTCTTCACCTACCTTTTTTCCTTCAGGATACCGCACTCTGACTTTTGCATCTCACTACTCCACTTAAGTAGCCCTTATTGCCTTGTTGGGATTTTACAAAATGTTGTGTGGGCCAGAATACATCAAAGCGTTTGTTGCCTCTGGGCCATCAGTTCagtttttatccatttattcaagGTGCTCTGTGGAACTCATCCTACCTACCTCTCCAACTTGATCTCAACTTCTTAACATCTGCTTTATGCTGCAGACATGCCAAACGAATTGAAGTTTCTTTGAATATTCTTTTATGTATTCTACTTCTCTTTGTCTGCCTAGTACACTTGTATTCAAGGTTCAGGTCATGCCTGATCTCTGAAACTTCATTCAGCAAGTACAGttagtatttcttaaatgttgcCATAGCATTGTACTTCTGTTACAACCTTATCATGTCTTATTGTAGCTGTGTGTTTActttttttgataaaatatactaacaaaattcactatttaaaaatgtatagttcTTAAAGCCCAAAACAatgagtttgttgttgttgtttttgtttttaatgtacagATCAGTAGTGTTAACTAAATTGACATTTTTCTGCAACGCTCACTACCATCAGTTTctggaactttttcatcttcccaattTGAAACttacttggttttttgttttattagtagTCTTTTAGTCATGGATGAATGGACAAGCTTCAGGAGTTCTGGGAGTCCCCAAAACTATCATCTGTAAAGGTTTTCTTAAATAGATTTGTTACCTTCTGTATGAGACagcatgcattaaaaaaaaaaatagaaaccattcTGAGTATTTAACGTGGAAAGATTTAATGAGAGAATTGGTTTACACTGGTGAGAGAAAAGCTAAGACGCCCAGCAGCTTACAACTAAGGCATCTCAGTGGTTAGCAACAGTAGGAAGCCACTGTGCTAATGAGAAGGATAAGGAGAGAGGAAGCAACCAAGAGGCTGGTTTGACTGTGCAACGTGGAAGACTTGTCTGATGAGGGAGTGGTAGTCGTAGAGGAGACTCCACTGAAGCAGAAAGCGAATGAGGGAAAAATATGGCTgcttcctcctgccctcccacctcccaccagtGCTTCCTATTTACTGAGCCCAGCCAGTAGCAGGCTGACAGAAGAGCTTGGGGAACATTGCCTATATAGAGTCAAGCTTTATGTCATACAGTAGAGAGCGACAGAAGGGTCAAGAACGTGTTTGAGGTCAAACAGGACCAGAACTGGCACACCcctaacaggccaagagctgctGGTTCTATTCACCTTTATATCACCAAAacatagatatttaataaaacatttgtaaaagTATGGCTGTGATTATGACACTCCCCTTTGTTTATTGAATAATATATGTACTCCTTGCTGTCTAAAACTTCATAATCCTTACccattttgtcttttctgttgTATCTCCAACTGTTACCCTTCATAAACCTTGTGCTGCATCCAAACTGGACATGTTCCCCAAATATGCTTGCATATATGCTTTCTGTCAGCTTCTTTGGGATTCCCAACCATCCTTCAGAACTCATCTGCACCTTCAAACATCACATAATTTCCAAGCATAGTAGTGGTTTCTCCAGCCCCTCCCTTCCCATGAAGTAAGTCAGCTCtattttcttaccatttttgCTTTGCATTACAGTTATTTGTGTATCTGTCTTCTATCTCCAAGTGAGTTGTAACTTTATAGACAGAAACCTTGTCC from Nomascus leucogenys isolate Asia chromosome 15, Asia_NLE_v1, whole genome shotgun sequence encodes the following:
- the ATM gene encoding serine-protein kinase ATM isoform X1, which translates into the protein MSLVLNDLLICCRQLEHDRATERKKEVEKFKRLIRDPETIKHLDRHSDSKQGKYLNWDAVFRFLQKYIQKETECLRIAKPNVSASTQASRQKKMQEISSLVKYFIKCANRSK